A single region of the Cryptococcus decagattii chromosome 4, complete sequence genome encodes:
- a CDS encoding lactoylglutathione lyase, which yields MSTAASNPATYKFNHTMIRIKDPKVSLPFYEKVLGMKVYYEAPGGDFTNYFLAFANGFDGVDLNKENVREKLFEREGILELCHNWGTENDANFKGYASGNEEPGRGFGHVCISVDNLEAACKRFDELGVKFKKRPEEGRMRHIAFIYDPDGYWVEIIGRDRRPA from the exons ATGTCCACTGCCGCTTCTAACCCCGCTACCTACAAGTTCAACCACACCATGATAAGGATTAAGGACCCTAAGGTGTCCCTTCCCTTCTACGAAAAGGTTCTTGGTATGAAG GTTTACTATGAGGCTCCCGGTGGTGACTTCACCAACTACTTCCTTGCTTTCGCCAATGGGTTCGACGGTGTCGACCTCAACAAGGAGAACGTCAGGGAGAAGCTCTTCGAGCGAGAAGGTATCCTTGAGCTCTGTCATAACTGGGGTACTG AGAATGATGCCAACTTCAAGGGCTACGCTTCCGGTAACGAGGAGCCTGGACGAGGTTTCGGCCACGTCTGTATCAGTGTGGACAACCTCGAGGCTGCTTGCAAGCGATTTGATGAGCTCGGCgtcaagttcaagaagcgGCCCGAGGAGGGCAGGATGAGA CATATTGCCTTTATCTACGACCCTGATGGATATTGGGTCGAGATCATCGGTCGAGACCGTCGCCCAGCGTAA
- a CDS encoding phosphoenolpyruvate carboxykinase (ATP), translating into MAPRQHQHDEFESNQFLGKELKYFSQAGFDLDRIHIKRNAPVASLYEDAILNEGAVISSNGALINFSGKKTGRSPKDKRIVYEETSKDDVWWGPVNIKMDEHTFEINRERAIDYLNTRENVYVFDGFAGWDPKYRIKVRIIASRAYHALFMHNMLIRPTPEELENFGEPDFIIYNAGQFPANRFTTGMTSTTSVGVNFKRMEMVILGTEYAGEMKKGIFSVMHYLQPVKFGQLSLHSSANQGIGKNDDVTLFFGLSGTGKTTLSADANRLLIGDDEHVWSDTGVFNIEGGCYAKCINLSAEKEPEIFNAIKFGSILENVVYNPADRKPDYDDVSITENTRCAYPIEYIPNAKIPCIADRQPSNIIMLCCDAFGVLPPVSRLTPEQAQYHFVAGYTSKTPGTEDGIVEPSPTFSTCYGQPFIILHPGRYAKMLAERMEKNSVNCWLINTGWTGGKFGTGKRCPLKYTRAIVDAIHNGSLAKAEYENFPIFNLAIPKAVEGVPSDILNPEKVWPSKEAFKAELDKLGGMFQKAFAKYEADIDEKVKLSGPVFA; encoded by the exons ATGGCTCCCAGACAACATCAACACGACGAATTTGAGAGCAATCAGTTCCTCGGTAAGGAACTCAAGTACTTCTCCCAGGCCGGTTTCGACTTGGACCGAATTCACATCAAG AGAAATGCCCCTGTTGCTTCCCTCTATGAAGATGCCATTCTCAATGAAGGTGCTGTTATCTCTTCAAATGGAGCTCTTATCAACTTCTCCGGCAAGAAGACTGGTCGAAGTCCCAAGGACAAGCGAATTGTCTACGAGGAAACTAGCAAGGATGACGTTTGGTGGGGTCCCGTGAATATCAAGATGGA CGAACACACTTTCGAGATTAACCGAGAACGAGCTATCGACTACCTCAATACCCGAGAAAATGTCTATGTCTTTGATGGTTTCGCCGGCTGGGATCCCAAATACAGAATCAAGGTCCGAATCATTGCTTCTCGAGCCTACCACGCCCTCTTCATG CACAACATGCTCATTCGACCAACTCCTGAGGAACTCGAAAATTTCGGCGAACCCGATTTCATCATCTACAATGCTGGCCAGTTCCCTGCCAACCGATTCACCACCGGTATGacttccaccacctccgtCGGGGTCAACTTCAAGCGAATGGAGATGGTCATCCTCGGTACCGAGTATGCCGgtgagatgaagaagggtatCTTCTCTGTCATGCACTATCTCCAACCCGTCAAGTTTGGCCAGCTTTCTCTCCACTCTTCAGCCAATCAAGGTATCGGAAAGAACGACGATGTTaccctcttcttcggtCTTAGTGGTACTGGCAAGACAACTCTTTCCGCCGACGCTAACAGATTATTAATTGGTGACGATGAGCACGTCTGGAGTGACACTGGCGTCTTCAACATTGAGGGTGGCTGTTACGCCAAGTGTATCAACCTATCTGCCGAAAAG GAACCCGAGATCTTCAATGCCATCAAGTTCGGCTCCATCCTCGAAAATGTTGTCTACAACCCGGCCGATCGCAAACCTGACTACGACGATGTTTCCATCACCGAGAACACCCGATGCGCCTACCCCATCGAGTACATCCCTAATGCCAAGATCCCCTGTATCGCAGACCGTCAACCCTCCAACATCATTATGCTCTGTTGCGATGCCTTCGGTGTCCTTCCTCCCGTCTCCCGACTTACTCCCGAGCAGGCTCAGTACCACTTTGTTGCTGGTTACACTTCCAAGACTCCCGGTACTGAAGATGGTATCGTCGAGCCTTCGCCCACTTTCTCCACATGTTATGGCCAACCCTTCATTATCCTCCACCCCGGCAGGTACGCCAAGATGCTTGctgagaggatggaaaagaaCAGTGTCAACTGTTGGTTAATCAACACTGGTTGGACTGGTGGCAAGTTTGGTACCGGCAAACGATGCCCTCTCAAGTACACCCGAGCTATCGTCGACGCCATTCACAACGGCTCTCTTGCCAAGGCCGAGTATGAAAACTTCCCCATCTTCAACCTCGCTATTCCCAAGGCTGTTGAGGGTGTTCCCAGTGACATCTTGAACCCCGAGAAGGTCTGGCCGAGCAAGGAAGCTTTCAAGGCGGAGTTGGACAAATTGGGCGGCATGTTCCAGAAGGCGTTTGCCAAGTACGAAGCAGATATTGACGAGAAGGTGAAGTTGTCAGGTCCTGTGTTCGCGTAA
- a CDS encoding ATP-dependent DNA helicase II subunit 1: MSSYYNKGDAPSWEALDQDGLDDVIDTSEYAYASRDHILFCIDAAESMHKPYPDTTDGSGQLIRGRSALHQALDVAHQIQRAKPSAVAEDPGNYQPGSFVFQTLRTINAEEMKRLAKLMQTAKKQYEAQGDDEAVETTEPEILRETFPPIEESHEMNIANVIQTCNFLFRDGGTQLKGNKRVFWITDNDMPPGSNNRQPARTSYGDLTTYGVAAETFFIDRPDHRFNPNIFWNDILDREAINYNEDKPDPDGLSSLTDLMKDLVIKTYPKRSHFHVPLKLGKDGEIVIGVSGYSMVSEQSKGASRYVKMRGQAVEEVQTKTEYTSAETGAVLKDSEIGHAYEFGNEAEVRNILEPNPWEAQAKERDKTKSQKAVDHVLEDDKERRQREDEGELLEEEGEDDKKGIEEWLEKQKAALPKIVARTRLQFSNEEVTQFRSMGIEPQIKILGFQAASHLRFQDNLKHPFFIYPNEEEYTGSTRTFAALLSSCLKYNRHALALCRLRSNHVPEFCVLIPQEEKTSSNGQEYPPGFHLIILPYKDNIRPPPKKVTEFLQSPPIATDEQIDAMKAIIKRTRFKAAAYRPEIYPNPSLAYHYDQLQALAFDEDWDPEDPDKQALDKTMPLYDGMHSRAGEFMEEFNKEIENDERAVEKLAGPTKRAKAEETTLNEWDLRNIPDMWKKGTLSQCKVQELKDWAKYYHVSLQGKTKKADIIDLVSEHLSTNKDDLAGASSKKAKK, translated from the exons ATGTCCTCCTACTACAATAAGGGAGACGCACCTTCATGGGAAGCGCTCGACCAGGACGGATTAGACGATGTGATAGACACCTCAGAA TATGCCTATGCCTCCCGCGATCACATCCTTTTCTGCATTGACGCAGCAGAATCCATGCACAAACCTTATCCGGATACGACAGACGGCTCTGGGCAGCTAATTCGAGGAAGAAGTGCTCTTCACCAGGCTCTAGATGTCGCACATCAAATACAGCGAGCCAAG CCATCCGCCGTAGCAGAAGATCCTGGAAACTATCAGCCTGGTAGCTTCGTCTTCCAAACATTACGCACCATCAATGCCGAAGAAATGAAGCGTCTAGCCAAACTGATGCAGACCGCCAAAAAACAATACGAAGCGCAAGGTGACGATGAAGCAGTCGAAACAACCGAACCCGAGATTCTCAGAGAGACTTTTCCTCCTATTGAGGAGTCTCATGAGATGAACATTGCAAATGTTATACAGACTTGCAACTTTTTGTTCCGTGATGG TGGTACACAGCTAAAAGGCAACAAGCGAGTCTTCTGGATAACAGATAATGACATGCCCCCTGGGTCGAATAATCGCCAACCAGCTCGTACTAGTTATGGA GACTTGACGACTTATGGAGTCGCCGCCGAGACGTTTTTCATAGATCGTCCCGATCACCGATTCAATCCTAATATCTTCTGGAAT GATATCCTCGACAGGGAAGCCATAAATTATAATGAAGACAAGCCAGATCCTGACGGCCTCTCGTCATTGACGGATTTGATGAAGGATCTTGTAATAAAGACTTATCCCAAAAGATCCCATTTCCATGTCCCACTGAAGCTTGGGAAAGATGGCGAGATTGTGATAGGTGTATCTGG ATATTCGATGGTATCGGAGCAGAGCAAAGGAGCCTCGAGATATGTCAAAATGCGAGGGCAGGCAGTTGAAGAAGTGCAGACAAAAACGGAATACACATCTGCT GAAACCGGTGCCGTTCTAAAAGATTCTGAAATTGGGCATGCCTACGAGTTTGGAAATGAAGCTGAAGTTCGAAACATCCTCGAGCCGAACCCATGGGAAGCTCAAGCGAAGGAAAGGgacaaaacaaaaagccAAAAGGCGGTGGACCATGTTCTGGAAGACGACAAAGAAAGACGGcaaagggaagatgaaggggaacttttggaggaggaaggggaggatgacaagaaagggatagaagaATGGTTAGAAAAGCAGAAAGCGGCTTTACCAAAGATCGTGGCTAGGACTCGG CTGCAATTCTCGAACGAAGAAGTCACTCAATTTAGATCAATGGGAATCGAACCTC AGATTAAGATATTGGGCTTCCAAGCTGCTTCTCATCTACGCTTCCAAGATAACCTAAAacatcccttcttcatctaTCCCAATGAAGAA GAATACACAGGTTCTACCCGCACTTTTGCTGCGCTCCTCAGTTCTTGTTTAAAGTACAACCGCCATGCCCTTGCACTCTGTCGTTTACGTTCGAACCATGTTCCTGAATTCTGTGTTCTGATACCACAAGAGGAGAAGACTTCGAGCAACGGACAAGAATATCCTCCTGGGTTTCATTTAATCATCTTACCTTACAAGGATAACATCCGACCTCCTCCCAAAAAGGTTACCGAATTTCTTCAGTCCCCTC CCATTGCCACCGATGAGCAAATAGACGCTATGAAAGCAATCATCAAACGTACCCGATTCAAAGCTGCTGCTTATCGTCCCGAAATTTACCCTAATCCCTCCTTGGCATACCATTACGACCAGCTCCAAGCCCTCGCTTTTGATGAAGACTGGGACCCTGAAGACCCGGACAAGCAGGCGTTGGATAAAACGATGCCGCTTTATGATGGGATGCATAGTCGGGCGGGAGAGTTTATGGAGGAATTCAATAAGGAGATCGAAAACGATGAGCGGGCAGTGGAAAAGTTGGCGGGGCCGACAAAACGGGCAAAGGCAGAGGAGACGACATTGAATGAATGGGATTTGAGAAATATTCCGGATATGTGGAAGAAAGGAACGTTGAGCCAG TGCAAGGTCCAAGAACTCAAAGACTGGGCGAAATACTATC ACGTCTCTTTGCAGGGCAAAACCAAAAAGGCAGACATCATCGACCTAGTATCAGAACATCTTTCCACAAATAAAGATGATCTCGCTGGTGCGAGTAGtaaaaaggcaaagaagtGA
- a CDS encoding sulfate adenylyltransferase, whose translation MANAPHGGVLKDLLVRDAALHDSLLQEARGLNDIFLTERQLCDLELILNGGFSPLEGFMNEQDYTSVVETLRLARFNGQKHGDVFPIPITLDVSQEDINTLGLKQGARVALRDPRDDAALAILTVSDIYRPNKANEAEKVFGADDIAHPSVAYLRNNVKEFYVGGKVQAIQAPTHFDYVALRYSPAELRAHFHKLAWRKVVAFQTRNPMHRAHRELTVRAARQRRANVLIHPVVGLTKPGDVDHYTRVRAYQALMPSYPEGMAHLALLPLAMRMAGPREAVWHALIRKNFGATHFIVGRDHAGPGKNSQGKDFYGPYDAQELVTKFKDELEIEMVPFQAMTYLPGSDEYQPVDEVPKGTPTADISGTELRKRLRTGAPIPDWFSYTGVVKVLRESYPPRPQQGFTILLTGLHNSGKDTIARALQVTLQQQGSRSVSLLLGEELRSDLDPQIGRAITSEQKHINLERIGFVAAELTKAGAAVIAAPTAPYERSRQAFKKQVVGSGGGNYFLVHVATPLEWCEKVDRRGLYKAARAGEIKNLTGVDDMYEAPENADLVCDLRHDTVPEIVHSIIMILESQNLV comes from the exons ATGGCTAACGCTCCTCACGGTGGTGTTCTCAAGGACCTCCTCGTCCGCGATGCTGCGCTTCACgattctcttctccaagaGGCTCGTGGCTTGAACGACATCTTCCTTACCGAG CGTCAATTGTGTGACCTCGAACTTATCTTGAACGGTGGTTTCTCTCCTCTTGAGGGTTTCATGAACGAGCAGGACTACACTTC TGTTGTTGAGACTCTCCGACTTGCCCGTTTCAACGGTCAGAAGCATGGTGACGTTTTCCCCATACCCATTACTCTCGACGTCTCGCAGGAGGACATCAACACTCTCGGCCTCAAGCAGGGTGCACGAGTCGCTCTCCGAGACCCCCGAGACGATGCTGCCCTTGCTATCCTCACTG TATCTGACATCTACCGACCTAACAAGGCCAACGAGGCTGAGAAGGTCTTCGGCGCAGATGACATTGCCCATCCTTCCGTCGCTTACCTCCGTAACAATGTCAAGGAGTTCTACGTCGGCGGTAAGGTCCAGGCTATCCAGGCTCCTACCCACTTTGACTACGTTGCCCTCCGATACTCCCCCGCCGAGCTCCGAGCCCATTTCCACAAGCTCGCCTGGCGAAAGGTTGTCGCTTTCCAGACCCGAAACCCTATGCACCGAGCCCACCGAGAGCTTACCGTCCGAGCTGCCCGTCAACGACGAGCCAACGTCCTCATCCACCCCGTTGTCGGTCTTACCAAGCCTGGAGATGTTGACCACTACACTCGTGTCCGAGCTTACCAGGCTCTTATGCCCTCTTACCCCGAGGGTATGGCTCACCTTGCCCTTTTGCCCCTCGCTATGAGAATGGCTGGTCCCAGGGAGGCCGTCTGGCACGCCCTTATCCGAAAGAACTTTGGTGCGACCCACTTCATTGTCGGTCGAGACCACGCCGGTCCCGGTAAGAACTCTCAGGGTAAGGACTTTTACGGTCCTTACGACGCCCAGGAGCTCGTTACCAAATTCAAGGATGAGCTCGAGATTGAGATGGTTCCCTTCCAGGCCATGACCTACCTTCCTGGCTCTGACGAGTACCAGCCTGTCGACGAGGTCCCCAAGGGTACCCCCACCGCCGATATCTCTGGTACCGAGCTCCGAAAGCGACTCCGAACCGGTGCCCCCATCCCCGATTGGTTCTCTTACACTGGTGTCGTCAAGGTTCTTCGAGAGTCTTACCCTCCTCGACCCCAGCAGGGTTTCACTATTCTCTTGACCGGTCTCCACAACTCTGGTAAGGACACCATTGCCCGAGCTCTCCAGGTTACCCTCCAACAACAAGGCTCTCGATCAgtctccctccttctcggTGAGGAGCTCCGATCAGACCTCGACCCCCAGATTGGCCGTGCCATCACTTCTGAGCAGAAGCACATCAACCTCGAGCGAATCGGTTTCGTCGCTGCCGAGCTTACCAAGGCCGGTGCCGCCGTCATTGCCGCCCCCACCGCTCCTTACGAGAGGTCTCGACAGGCTTTCAAGAAACAGGTTGTCGGCTCCGGCGGTGGCAACTACTTCTTGGTCCACGTCGCTACTCCTTTGGAATGGTGTGAGAAGGTCGATAGGAGGGGATTGTACAAGGCTGCCCGGGCTGGTGAGATCAAGAACTTGACTGGTGTCGATGATATGTACGAGGCTCCCGAGAACGCCGACTTGGTCTGCGACTTGAGGCATGACACTGTTCCCGAGATCGTCCACT CCATTATTATGATCCTCGAGAGCCAGAACCTTGTTTAA